In Enterobacter sp. 638, a single window of DNA contains:
- a CDS encoding sugar ABC transporter ATP-binding protein, which yields MVSSRLEMRGISLAFSGFQALSRVDFTLTCGSVHALTGANGAGKSTLMAVLCGTHDHYEGEISINNQPVAIREPLDAKRLGIHLVQQEVDVALIPGLSIAENIMLDNLAHPGHRYRWSAIREQAKLALAQLDVSLNVRRSIDSCSLAEKQQILLARALSHHCRFLILDEPTAPLDAHESERLFAVVKRLQQQGIGVVFISHRIHELKAICDTLTVLRDGKLIESGPMANLSGEAIVEKMLGHELSDIYPPARPKYSDETLLRVEGLHDDALLKDISLHLRKGEILGIAGLAGAGKTELCKALFGASKSRVERGELHQQPWKPRDPADSVLRGLALVPEERRKEGIFIDEPVSMNLSVSADNSFSRWSLFGHRQAWRWAEEVIARVGVRARGPGQVLRRLSGGNQQKVAIGKWLRNEASVLIFDEPTKGVDVKAKTDLFQLIDGLAREGKGVIYASGEFAELVGLCDRICVLWDGRIVAEIAGAEAREETLLYYSTGGTAS from the coding sequence ATGGTATCCAGTCGCCTTGAGATGCGCGGTATCAGCCTGGCCTTTTCCGGGTTTCAGGCGCTGTCGCGTGTGGATTTCACGCTGACGTGCGGATCCGTGCACGCGCTAACGGGCGCAAACGGCGCAGGGAAATCAACGCTGATGGCGGTGCTGTGTGGCACTCACGATCACTACGAGGGTGAAATCAGTATTAACAATCAGCCGGTAGCGATCCGCGAACCGCTCGACGCCAAACGGCTGGGCATTCATCTGGTGCAGCAGGAAGTCGACGTGGCGCTGATCCCCGGATTGAGCATCGCTGAAAATATCATGCTCGACAACCTGGCACACCCGGGGCATCGCTATCGCTGGAGCGCCATTCGCGAGCAGGCAAAGCTGGCGCTGGCGCAGCTCGACGTGTCCCTGAACGTGCGTCGCTCGATAGACAGCTGCTCGCTGGCGGAAAAACAGCAAATTTTGCTGGCGCGTGCGCTGTCGCATCACTGCCGTTTTCTGATCCTCGATGAGCCGACCGCGCCGCTTGATGCTCACGAAAGCGAACGCCTGTTTGCGGTGGTCAAACGCCTGCAACAGCAGGGCATCGGCGTGGTGTTTATCTCCCACCGCATCCACGAACTGAAAGCGATTTGCGACACTTTAACGGTGCTGCGTGACGGCAAATTAATTGAATCCGGCCCGATGGCGAATTTGAGCGGCGAAGCGATCGTCGAAAAAATGCTCGGTCACGAGCTGAGCGATATCTACCCGCCCGCGCGGCCAAAATACAGCGACGAAACGCTGCTACGTGTAGAAGGGCTGCACGACGACGCGCTGCTGAAAGATATCTCTCTGCATCTGCGCAAAGGCGAAATTCTCGGCATCGCCGGGCTGGCGGGTGCGGGAAAAACCGAGTTGTGCAAGGCGCTGTTTGGCGCGAGCAAAAGCCGCGTCGAGCGCGGTGAACTGCATCAACAACCCTGGAAGCCGCGTGACCCGGCGGATTCCGTGCTTCGCGGACTGGCGCTGGTCCCGGAGGAGCGGCGCAAAGAGGGCATTTTTATCGACGAGCCGGTGAGCATGAATTTGTCAGTGAGCGCTGATAACAGCTTTTCGCGCTGGAGCCTGTTCGGTCATCGTCAGGCGTGGCGCTGGGCTGAGGAAGTCATTGCCCGCGTCGGCGTGCGTGCGCGTGGTCCTGGGCAGGTGTTGCGCCGTCTTTCCGGCGGCAACCAGCAAAAAGTGGCGATCGGCAAATGGCTGCGCAATGAAGCCAGCGTGCTGATTTTTGACGAGCCCACCAAAGGCGTGGACGTCAAAGCCAAAACCGACCTGTTCCAGCTTATTGATGGCCTGGCGCGCGAAGGCAAAGGGGTGATTTACGCCTCGGGTGAGTTCGCCGAACTGGTCGGATTGTGCGACCGCATCTGCGTGCTGTGGGACGGACGTATCGTGGCGGAAATCGCCGGTGCCGAGGCCCGCGAAGAGACATTACTTTATTATTCAACCGGAGGTACGGCGTCGTGA
- a CDS encoding ABC transporter permease, which translates to MSKALSVNTAASGRQQFFDFLYKWGMLLTVVALVAIFGIASDNFLDPFNIINILRSIAIVTVIAIGVSVSLTVGGFDLSVGSTASLANALVISLFVWHGFGTTESILITLALCTLVGLFNAFLIVILRIPDMLATLASLFVIQGVAMTYSYGGSITENMVLPSGDMAEGTIPAAFGLLGQVPTIVIIMLAVTLLAQLGLSLTTHGRRMYAIGGNPEAARLSGIRTTRYKVAAYVIASLLAGLGGILLASRIGSSQVNAGGGYLMDAVAAAWIGFSLAGSGKPNALGTLVGAVILGVLSNGLVMLSVPYYAMDIIKGLVLAVALAITYIQKR; encoded by the coding sequence GTGAGCAAGGCCCTTTCAGTCAATACAGCGGCGTCGGGCCGTCAGCAGTTTTTCGATTTTCTCTATAAATGGGGCATGTTGCTGACCGTTGTCGCGCTGGTCGCGATTTTTGGCATCGCATCGGACAACTTCCTCGATCCCTTTAACATCATCAATATTCTGCGATCGATCGCCATCGTGACGGTGATCGCCATTGGCGTTTCTGTCTCGTTGACCGTCGGCGGCTTTGATCTGTCGGTCGGGTCGACGGCATCGCTGGCGAACGCGCTGGTGATTTCGCTGTTTGTCTGGCACGGCTTTGGCACTACCGAGTCGATTCTGATCACCCTGGCTCTGTGTACGCTGGTTGGGTTGTTCAACGCCTTTCTCATCGTGATCCTGCGTATTCCGGACATGCTGGCGACGCTTGCCAGTCTGTTTGTGATTCAGGGTGTGGCGATGACCTACAGCTACGGCGGATCGATTACCGAAAACATGGTTCTGCCGAGCGGCGACATGGCCGAAGGAACCATTCCGGCAGCGTTCGGCCTGCTGGGTCAGGTGCCCACGATTGTGATAATCATGCTGGCAGTGACGCTGCTGGCGCAGCTTGGCTTATCGCTGACCACGCACGGACGCCGTATGTACGCCATCGGCGGCAATCCGGAAGCGGCGCGCCTTTCCGGCATTCGCACCACCCGTTACAAAGTCGCGGCATACGTGATTGCGTCGCTGTTGGCGGGGTTGGGCGGTATTTTGCTGGCGTCACGCATTGGTTCGTCGCAGGTGAATGCGGGCGGTGGCTATCTGATGGATGCGGTCGCGGCGGCGTGGATCGGCTTTTCGCTGGCGGGTTCCGGTAAGCCCAACGCGCTCGGCACGCTGGTGGGGGCGGTGATCCTCGGCGTGTTGTCTAACGGGCTGGTGATGCTTTCGGTGCCGTATTACGCGATGGACATTATAAAAGGGCTGGTGCTGGCTGTGGCGCTGGCGATTACTTACATACAAAAACGCTAA
- a CDS encoding sugar ABC transporter substrate-binding protein — translation MKKIALSLVALGLLSSLPGYAATPAPVPAAIANHEGPIRIAVIRNLGSDDNTTQFVSGAIQEGKKLGFKVSTFLSNGDDAKFQDFVNQAISQKYDGIILSQGRDPYSTALVKKAVDAGIKVAVFDTAVNGDIPGVTVTQQDDASLTNLSFGQLAKDFNGKANIIKLWVAGFPPMERRQAAYQELQKQYPGIKELESIGAVSSDVQGDTANKVGAVLAKYPKGQIDAIWGTWDAFSQGAYKALKENGRTEIKLYSIDISNQDLQLMRESGSPWKVSVAVDPKLIGATNVRLIANKIAGETTPATYDFKAAAIPQALLAAQPGAVNVASLGKIIPGWGQTEDFIAPWFATLEAKNH, via the coding sequence ATGAAAAAAATCGCACTCTCTTTGGTGGCGCTGGGTTTACTGAGTTCGTTGCCTGGCTACGCGGCAACGCCTGCGCCGGTTCCTGCGGCGATCGCTAACCATGAAGGCCCGATCCGCATCGCGGTGATCCGTAACCTGGGCTCCGATGACAACACCACGCAGTTTGTCTCCGGGGCGATTCAGGAAGGTAAAAAGCTCGGCTTTAAGGTCAGCACTTTTCTAAGTAACGGTGATGACGCTAAATTCCAGGACTTTGTAAATCAGGCGATCAGCCAGAAATATGACGGGATTATTTTGTCTCAGGGCCGCGACCCGTATTCCACCGCGCTGGTGAAAAAAGCCGTCGATGCGGGAATCAAAGTGGCAGTGTTTGATACTGCCGTTAACGGTGACATTCCCGGCGTGACGGTTACCCAGCAGGATGACGCGTCGCTGACCAATCTGTCGTTTGGCCAGTTGGCGAAAGATTTCAACGGCAAAGCCAATATTATCAAACTGTGGGTTGCCGGTTTCCCGCCGATGGAACGCCGTCAGGCGGCGTATCAGGAACTGCAAAAGCAGTATCCGGGCATCAAAGAGCTGGAATCTATCGGCGCAGTCTCTTCTGACGTGCAGGGCGATACGGCGAACAAAGTCGGCGCGGTGCTGGCGAAATATCCGAAAGGCCAGATCGACGCGATCTGGGGTACCTGGGATGCGTTTAGCCAGGGCGCGTATAAGGCGCTGAAAGAGAATGGCCGTACCGAAATCAAACTCTACAGCATCGATATTTCCAACCAGGATTTGCAGCTGATGCGTGAGTCCGGCAGCCCGTGGAAAGTGAGCGTGGCGGTGGATCCTAAGCTGATTGGTGCGACCAACGTGCGTCTGATCGCGAACAAAATTGCCGGTGAGACGACGCCTGCGACATATGATTTTAAAGCGGCTGCCATTCCGCAGGCGCTGCTGGCAGCGCAACCGGGTGCGGTGAACGTGGCTTCCCTTGGCAAAATCATCCCAGGCTGGGGCCAGACCGAAGACTTTATCGCGCCATGGTTTGCGACGCTGGAAGCGAAAAATCATTAA
- a CDS encoding LVIVD repeat-containing protein, with product MNSSLPTPEYSRNMRLIGHSDQGGRPDGVQLMVHRGFAYIGHMVSQGFSIVDVRDPKNPKAAGYVPAPPGTWNVHLQAHDDLLLVINARDLFADARFADEKVYYTRQVGETVSDVQDKGWSAGLRIFDISTPDKPREISFLSLDGIGIHRIWYVGGRWAYVSALIDGFTDYIFLTIDLADPRKPEVVGRWWLPGMNQAQGEKPSFPEGKRYALHHAIIAGDTAYGSWRDGGLTLLDVQDRTQPKLISHRNWSPPFGGGTHTALPLPDRDLLVVLDEAVLDNQEDGEKLIWLFDIREPSNPVSISTFPQPDERDYVAKGAHFGPHNLHENRPGSFISSTLIFATYQNAGVRAYDISNPYRPVETGALVPAAPAKMMDTRPNRPQVIQSCDVFVDAQGIIYSTDYNGGLSVIEYLG from the coding sequence ATGAACTCTTCATTACCCACCCCTGAATACAGCCGCAATATGCGGCTGATCGGCCATAGCGATCAGGGCGGTCGCCCGGACGGCGTTCAGCTGATGGTGCATCGCGGCTTTGCCTATATCGGTCATATGGTGTCGCAGGGGTTTTCGATTGTGGACGTGCGCGACCCGAAAAATCCAAAAGCAGCGGGCTATGTTCCTGCGCCGCCGGGCACCTGGAATGTGCATCTTCAGGCTCATGACGATCTCCTGCTGGTGATCAACGCCCGCGATCTATTTGCCGATGCGCGTTTTGCCGACGAAAAGGTTTATTACACCCGTCAGGTGGGTGAAACCGTCAGCGACGTGCAGGACAAAGGCTGGAGCGCAGGGCTGCGCATTTTTGATATTTCGACGCCAGATAAACCACGCGAAATCAGCTTCTTGTCACTCGACGGGATCGGCATTCACCGCATCTGGTACGTCGGCGGGCGCTGGGCCTATGTCTCGGCACTGATCGACGGGTTTACCGACTATATTTTCCTGACGATCGATCTGGCGGATCCGCGCAAACCCGAAGTGGTCGGGCGCTGGTGGCTGCCGGGGATGAATCAGGCGCAAGGCGAAAAGCCTTCTTTCCCGGAAGGAAAACGCTATGCGCTGCATCACGCGATTATTGCCGGTGATACGGCCTACGGCAGCTGGCGCGACGGCGGTTTGACGCTGCTGGACGTGCAAGACCGCACGCAGCCGAAACTTATCAGCCATCGCAACTGGAGTCCGCCGTTTGGCGGCGGCACGCATACGGCGCTGCCGTTACCGGATCGCGATCTGCTGGTGGTGCTGGACGAAGCGGTGCTCGATAATCAGGAAGATGGCGAAAAGCTGATCTGGCTGTTTGATATTCGTGAGCCGTCGAATCCGGTCAGTATTTCCACGTTCCCACAGCCGGATGAACGGGATTACGTGGCGAAAGGCGCGCACTTCGGGCCGCATAATTTGCATGAAAACCGCCCCGGCAGCTTCATCAGCTCGACGCTGATTTTTGCGACCTATCAAAACGCTGGCGTGCGTGCGTATGATATTTCCAATCCTTATCGTCCTGTTGAAACCGGTGCGCTGGTGCCGGCTGCTCCCGCGAAAATGATGGATACCCGCCCGAACCGCCCGCAGGTGATTCAGTCTTGTGATGTGTTTGTGGATGCACAGGGCATTATTTACAGCACGGATTATAACGGCGGCTTGTCGGTGATTGAGTATTTGGGATGA
- the mtnK gene encoding S-methyl-5-thioribose kinase yields the protein MSQYRTFTAQDAVEYAKQFGGLDNPSSLVEAQEIGDGNLNLVFKIFDAQGVSRIIVKQALPYVRCVGESWPLTLDRARLEAQTLVEHYQHSPQHTVKIHHYDPELAVMVMEDLSSHKIWRGELISGVYYPQASRQLGEYLAHTLFHTSDFYLHPHAKKAQVAKYINPEMCEITEDLFFNDPYQIHERNNYPAELEADVAALRSDDQLKIAVASLKHRFFSQAEALLHGDIHSGSIFVAEDSLKAIDAEFGYYGPIGFDIGTAIGNLLLNFCGLPGHLGIRDAAAAREQRLTDIQELWNTFSERFQALATEKTRDAALSVPGYASQFLKKVWTDAIGFCGTELIRRSVGLSHVADIDTIKDDAMRHECLRHAITLGKALIVIADRIDSAEALVARVRQYS from the coding sequence ATGTCGCAATACCGTACCTTTACCGCCCAGGATGCCGTGGAGTATGCAAAGCAGTTCGGCGGCCTCGATAACCCATCATCGCTGGTAGAGGCGCAGGAGATAGGCGACGGCAATCTCAATCTGGTGTTTAAAATTTTCGACGCACAAGGCGTGAGCCGCATCATCGTCAAACAGGCGCTGCCTTACGTGCGCTGCGTCGGTGAATCATGGCCGTTAACGCTGGACCGCGCGCGTCTCGAAGCGCAAACGCTGGTCGAACACTACCAGCACAGCCCGCAGCACACGGTCAAAATCCATCATTACGACCCGGAACTGGCGGTAATGGTGATGGAAGATCTCTCCAGCCATAAAATCTGGCGCGGCGAACTGATTAGCGGCGTGTATTACCCGCAGGCCTCACGTCAGTTGGGTGAATATCTGGCGCATACGCTGTTCCACACCAGCGATTTTTATTTGCATCCGCACGCTAAAAAAGCGCAGGTCGCAAAATACATTAACCCGGAAATGTGCGAGATCACTGAAGACCTGTTCTTCAACGATCCGTATCAGATTCACGAACGCAATAATTATCCGGCTGAACTGGAGGCTGACGTCGCCGCGCTACGCAGTGACGACCAGTTGAAAATTGCCGTCGCGTCGTTGAAGCACCGTTTCTTTTCGCAGGCCGAAGCGCTTCTGCACGGGGATATCCACAGCGGCTCTATTTTTGTCGCCGAGGACAGCCTGAAAGCGATCGATGCCGAATTCGGGTATTACGGCCCAATCGGTTTTGATATCGGCACGGCTATCGGCAACCTGCTGCTGAACTTCTGCGGGCTGCCGGGGCATTTGGGGATTCGCGATGCCGCGGCCGCGCGCGAGCAGCGTCTGACGGATATTCAGGAACTGTGGAATACCTTTTCTGAACGCTTCCAGGCGCTGGCGACCGAGAAAACCCGCGATGCCGCGCTGTCTGTGCCAGGCTACGCCTCTCAGTTCCTGAAAAAAGTCTGGACCGATGCGATTGGTTTTTGCGGCACGGAGTTGATTCGCCGCAGCGTGGGGCTGTCGCACGTCGCGGATATCGACACCATCAAAGACGACGCGATGCGCCACGAATGCCTGCGCCACGCCATTACGCTTGGCAAAGCGCTGATCGTGATTGCCGACAGGATTGATAGCGCAGAAGCGCTGGTGGCAAGGGTGCGTCAGTACAGCTAA
- the mtnA gene encoding S-methyl-5-thioribose-1-phosphate isomerase: MQTLQTTSLRVADNQLFILDQQALPQEKRWLDASTVEALVGHIHALRVRGAPLIGLSASLLLALLAENGHSRDQLAVALDTLRASRPTAVNLMNNLDRMKQALWQEDFVPALVTEALRLIEEDKQLCDAIARAGSQLVKPGSRLLTHCNTGGLATAGVGTALGVIAHAFAAGNVNNVWVDETRPLLQGGRLTAWELGELGVPYQLITDSMAASLMAKGQVDAVWVGADRIAANGDVANKIGTYSLAVLAKFHGIPFYVAAPQTTLDPHCPNGEAIPIEQRDAREVTGVAGSFGAVQWAPENAQVYNPAFDVTPAALISGWVLDTGVVLPEAVEQGVFKSSAV; this comes from the coding sequence ATGCAGACATTACAGACGACCAGCCTGCGGGTGGCGGATAATCAGCTATTTATTCTCGATCAGCAGGCGCTTCCGCAGGAGAAACGCTGGCTGGATGCTTCCACCGTCGAAGCCCTGGTGGGGCACATTCACGCCCTGCGCGTGCGCGGCGCACCGCTGATCGGACTCTCTGCAAGCCTGCTGCTGGCGCTGTTAGCGGAAAACGGTCACAGCCGTGACCAACTGGCCGTGGCGCTGGACACGCTACGCGCCTCGCGCCCGACGGCGGTCAATCTGATGAACAATCTCGATCGCATGAAGCAGGCGTTATGGCAGGAAGATTTTGTTCCGGCATTGGTGACGGAGGCGCTGCGCCTGATCGAGGAAGATAAGCAGCTCTGCGATGCGATTGCGCGGGCAGGAAGCCAGCTGGTGAAACCGGGCAGCCGGTTGCTGACTCATTGCAATACCGGCGGGCTGGCGACGGCGGGCGTGGGGACGGCGCTGGGGGTGATTGCACACGCTTTTGCTGCGGGAAATGTCAATAACGTCTGGGTGGATGAAACGCGTCCGCTGTTGCAGGGCGGCAGGCTGACGGCGTGGGAGCTGGGCGAGCTGGGTGTGCCGTATCAGCTGATCACCGATTCAATGGCTGCCAGCCTGATGGCGAAAGGGCAGGTCGATGCGGTGTGGGTAGGCGCGGATCGTATTGCTGCCAACGGCGACGTGGCGAACAAAATCGGCACCTATTCTCTGGCCGTGCTGGCAAAATTCCACGGTATTCCGTTTTATGTTGCCGCGCCGCAGACCACGCTGGATCCGCACTGTCCGAACGGGGAGGCGATCCCGATTGAGCAGCGTGATGCCCGTGAAGTGACCGGCGTAGCGGGCAGTTTTGGTGCGGTGCAGTGGGCGCCTGAAAATGCGCAGGTGTATAACCCGGCGTTTGACGTGACGCCAGCGGCGCTGATCAGCGGTTGGGTGCTGGATACGGGCGTGGTGTTGCCAGAAGCGGTGGAGCAGGGCGTGTTTAAGAGCAGCGCCGTTTGA
- a CDS encoding acireductone dioxygenase: MSALTIYSETETREPLWHSTDAAEIADKLNARGVRFERWEADRDLGQDPAAETVINAYQHAIDKLVAEKGYQSWDVISLRADNPQKEALRAKFLNEHTHGEDEVRFFVEGAGLFCLHIDDQVYQVLCEKNDLISVPAGTPHWFDMGSEPNFTAIRIFDNPEGWIAQFTGDAIADAYPRLP; encoded by the coding sequence ATGAGTGCATTGACCATTTATTCGGAAACAGAAACCCGTGAGCCGCTGTGGCACAGTACCGACGCCGCAGAGATTGCCGATAAGCTGAACGCGCGCGGCGTGCGCTTTGAGCGCTGGGAAGCCGACCGCGACTTGGGTCAGGATCCGGCAGCGGAAACAGTGATCAACGCTTATCAGCACGCGATTGACAAACTGGTTGCCGAAAAAGGCTATCAGAGCTGGGATGTGATCAGCCTGCGCGCGGACAATCCGCAGAAAGAGGCGCTGCGCGCCAAATTCCTTAACGAACACACCCACGGCGAAGACGAAGTGCGCTTCTTCGTGGAAGGTGCAGGGCTTTTCTGCCTGCATATCGATGACCAGGTTTATCAGGTGCTGTGCGAGAAAAACGATCTGATTTCAGTGCCCGCGGGCACACCGCACTGGTTTGATATGGGCTCCGAGCCAAACTTCACCGCCATCCGTATTTTCGATAATCCCGAAGGCTGGATAGCCCAGTTTACCGGCGACGCCATCGCCGATGCCTACCCGCGACTGCCATAG
- the mtnC gene encoding acireductone synthase has protein sequence MIRAIVTDIEGTTSDIRFVHNVLFPYARERLAAFVTAQQYAEPVKSILDNLRDEIAAPHATIGELVDALFTFMDEDRKSTALKALQGIIWQDGYVNGDFTGQLYPDVLPALEKWKAQGIDLYVYSSGSVAAQKLLFGYSDEGDITHLFSGYFDTRVGAKRDVQSYQNIAAQIGVSPSQILFLSDIHEELDAAEQAGFRTLQLIRGDDDGASHHHQVHQFDEINPEQIPS, from the coding sequence ATGATTCGCGCGATTGTGACGGATATTGAAGGCACCACCAGCGATATTCGTTTTGTGCATAATGTGTTGTTTCCCTACGCGCGTGAGCGACTGGCGGCGTTTGTCACCGCCCAGCAATACGCCGAGCCGGTGAAATCCATTCTGGACAACCTGCGTGATGAAATCGCGGCACCACACGCCACTATTGGCGAGCTGGTCGACGCGTTGTTTACCTTTATGGATGAAGATCGTAAATCCACGGCGTTAAAGGCGTTGCAGGGAATTATCTGGCAGGACGGGTACGTTAACGGTGATTTTACCGGCCAGCTCTACCCGGACGTTTTGCCCGCGCTTGAAAAATGGAAAGCACAAGGCATTGATCTCTATGTTTATTCCTCAGGCTCCGTCGCCGCGCAGAAACTGTTATTTGGCTACAGCGATGAAGGTGATATTACTCATCTGTTCAGCGGCTATTTTGATACCCGCGTCGGTGCCAAGCGCGACGTTCAGTCTTATCAGAACATTGCAGCGCAAATCGGCGTATCGCCTTCGCAGATCCTGTTCCTCTCGGATATTCATGAAGAGCTGGACGCAGCTGAACAGGCAGGTTTTCGCACCCTGCAGCTGATTCGCGGCGATGATGACGGCGCAAGCCATCACCATCAGGTCCATCAATTTGACGAGATAAATCCGGAGCAGATCCCTTCATGA
- a CDS encoding methylthioribulose 1-phosphate dehydratase, which translates to MTDNLQLTHLVDACRWIGAKGWAPATGGNMSIRQNDAFCWLSESGKDKGSLTIDDFLQVDIASNRAPSGRKPSAETGLHTLIYRLFPEANAVLHVHTVNATVLSRLVKETELRISGFEMQKSLTGQSTHLDTVTIPVFDNDQDIDALASRIAHYAQERPFNYGFLLRGHGLTCWGRDVAEARRHLEGLEFLFECEMRLRQLEKI; encoded by the coding sequence ATGACAGACAACCTGCAACTCACGCACCTGGTCGACGCCTGCCGCTGGATCGGCGCAAAAGGCTGGGCACCCGCGACCGGCGGAAATATGTCGATTCGCCAGAACGACGCCTTTTGCTGGCTCAGCGAATCGGGCAAAGACAAAGGCAGCCTGACGATTGACGATTTCCTGCAAGTGGACATCGCCAGCAACCGCGCGCCGTCTGGCCGTAAACCCTCGGCGGAAACCGGGTTACACACGTTAATTTATCGCCTGTTCCCCGAGGCCAACGCGGTGCTACACGTTCACACCGTCAACGCCACCGTGCTATCGCGCCTGGTGAAAGAGACAGAGCTGCGTATCAGCGGGTTTGAAATGCAAAAATCCCTCACCGGACAAAGCACGCATCTGGACACGGTGACCATCCCGGTTTTCGATAATGATCAGGATATTGATGCTCTCGCGTCGCGAATCGCCCACTACGCGCAAGAACGCCCCTTTAATTATGGTTTTCTTCTGCGCGGTCATGGCTTAACCTGCTGGGGACGCGATGTGGCAGAAGCCCGCCGTCATCTGGAAGGTTTAGAATTCTTATTTGAATGCGAAATGCGTTTACGACAACTGGAGAAAATATGA
- a CDS encoding pyridoxal phosphate-dependent aminotransferase, producing the protein MSNNPLIPQSKLPNLGTTIFTQMSALAQQHNAINLSQGFPDFDGPKYLQERLAYHVAQGANQYAPMTGAQPLREAIADKTQELYGYKPDANSDVTVTAGATEALYAAITALVRAGDEVICFDPSYDSYAPAIELSGGVVKRIALQPPHFRPDWQAFAALLSDKTRLVILNTPHNPSATVWRKADFAALWEAIAEREIYVLSDEVYEHICFAEEGHASVLAHPQLRERAIAVSSFGKTYHMTGWKVGYCVAPAAISAELRKVHQYLTFAVNTPAQLALADMLRAEPEHYRELPEFYRARRDLFVNALGASRLEILPCEGTYFLLADYSAILDLDDVSFCQWLTKEAGVAAIPLSVFCADPFPHKLIRLCFAKQESTLLAAAERLNML; encoded by the coding sequence ATGAGCAATAACCCGTTGATTCCGCAAAGCAAACTTCCCAACCTTGGCACCACAATCTTCACGCAAATGAGTGCGTTGGCGCAGCAGCATAACGCCATTAACTTGTCGCAGGGATTTCCGGATTTTGACGGGCCAAAATATTTGCAGGAACGCCTGGCGTACCACGTAGCACAGGGCGCTAACCAGTATGCACCCATGACGGGCGCGCAGCCGCTGCGTGAAGCCATTGCCGATAAAACGCAGGAACTGTACGGCTACAAACCGGACGCCAACAGCGATGTGACGGTCACGGCGGGAGCGACGGAAGCGTTATACGCGGCGATTACGGCATTGGTGAGAGCGGGCGATGAGGTGATTTGCTTTGACCCGAGCTACGACAGCTATGCGCCAGCGATTGAATTATCGGGCGGTGTGGTAAAACGCATTGCGCTCCAGCCGCCGCATTTTCGCCCGGACTGGCAGGCATTTGCGGCGTTACTCAGCGACAAAACCCGGCTGGTGATCCTGAATACACCGCACAATCCGTCGGCCACGGTCTGGCGAAAAGCCGATTTTGCGGCGCTGTGGGAGGCGATCGCCGAACGCGAAATTTATGTTCTGAGCGATGAAGTTTACGAACATATTTGTTTTGCCGAAGAGGGGCACGCCAGCGTATTGGCGCATCCGCAGCTGCGCGAGCGTGCGATTGCCGTGTCGTCCTTCGGCAAAACCTATCACATGACCGGCTGGAAAGTGGGGTATTGCGTTGCGCCCGCTGCCATCAGTGCGGAACTGCGCAAAGTGCATCAGTATCTGACGTTTGCGGTAAATACCCCGGCGCAGCTGGCGCTGGCGGATATGCTTCGCGCCGAGCCGGAACACTACCGTGAGTTACCGGAATTTTATCGCGCACGTCGTGACCTGTTTGTGAACGCGTTAGGCGCCAGCCGTCTGGAGATTTTGCCGTGTGAAGGGACCTACTTTTTGCTGGCGGATTACAGCGCCATTTTGGATCTGGACGATGTGAGTTTTTGCCAGTGGCTCACCAAAGAGGCGGGCGTGGCTGCTATTCCGTTATCAGTGTTTTGCGCCGATCCGTTCCCGCATAAACTGATTCGTCTCTGTTTTGCGAAGCAGGAATCGACGCTGTTAGCCGCGGCAGAGCGTCTGAATATGCTGTAA
- the ahpC gene encoding alkyl hydroperoxide reductase subunit C yields the protein MSLINTKIKPFKNQAFKNGEFIEVTEKDTEGRWSVFFFYPADFTFVCPTELGDVADHYDELQKLGVDVYSVSTDTHFTHKAWHGSSDTIAKIKYAMIGDPTGALTRNFDNMREDEGLADRATFVVDPQGIIQAIEVTAEGIGRDASDLLRKVKAAQYVASHPGEVCPAKWKEGDATLAPSLDLVGKI from the coding sequence ATGTCCTTGATTAACACCAAAATTAAACCATTCAAAAACCAGGCGTTCAAAAACGGCGAATTCATCGAAGTGACCGAGAAAGACACCGAAGGCCGCTGGAGCGTGTTCTTCTTCTATCCGGCTGACTTCACCTTCGTTTGTCCGACCGAACTGGGCGACGTAGCAGATCATTACGACGAACTGCAGAAGCTGGGCGTGGACGTTTACTCCGTCTCTACGGACACCCACTTCACCCACAAAGCGTGGCACGGCAGCTCCGATACCATCGCGAAAATCAAATACGCGATGATCGGCGACCCGACTGGCGCCCTGACCCGTAACTTCGACAACATGCGTGAAGATGAAGGCCTGGCAGATCGTGCAACCTTCGTTGTTGACCCGCAGGGCATCATCCAGGCAATCGAAGTTACCGCTGAAGGTATCGGCCGTGATGCTTCTGACCTGCTGCGTAAAGTGAAAGCAGCTCAGTACGTTGCGTCTCACCCAGGCGAAGTGTGCCCGGCGAAATGGAAAGAGGGCGATGCGACCTTGGCTCCGTCTCTCGACCTGGTCGGCAAAATCTAA